The following DNA comes from Lathamus discolor isolate bLatDis1 unplaced genomic scaffold, bLatDis1.hap1 Scaffold_334, whole genome shotgun sequence.
CACACCACGGTACCCACCATGACCACACCACGATACCCACCATGGTACCCACCACGATACCCACCACGACCACACAGCAATACCCACCACACTGCCCACACCATGGTACCCACCATGACCACACCGCGATGCCCCACCACAGCCACACTGCGATACCCACCACGGCCACGCTGTAATGGGTCCGGTTATCGGCAACGGCCGCCAGCGACTTGAGGAAGGGGAACATGGtggcctggctgtgctgccagcagcccaCCAGCAGCCGCACCCTGACGCGCCGCTCCACCACGGCTCGGCGCAGCCCGTTGTCGATCACCGGCCAGAACCtatggtggtgatggtgggggggggggaaccggGTTGGGCACcggcaccagcaccagccctgtgcCCCCGGCCCCACCGCGGCTGCGCCCAGACCTCTGCGGGTGGGAGAACTCGGTGGTGGGCAGGAAACTCATCACCGCGACGTCCACGAAGGCCTCGGCGGCGTCGATGACGCTGAGCAGGGCGCCGAGGTCCGCGGTGCGCCCGGCGGCACACAGGGCCGGGGGGGAGCTCTGCGGCACCGGCACGGGCTCAGCGCCGCCATCGCCGGCGCTCACCGACCGCGGCACCGGGCCCGGCGCCCGGGAGGGGTTGGGAAGGTACCGAGAAGTAGACGGCGGCGGCGGTGCCGTTGAGCCGCAGCTCCAGCGGCGTCTCCGCGTTGATGGTGGTGGAGTAATTCGCCGGCCACGGCACCGGGATGGTGGCACCGGGGACGCCGAGAGCCCAATAGGCCTCAAAGATCTTGCCCAAGTCTTGCGCCAAGCAGGGGCAGTCGTAGACGGCGGCGCCGAGCTCCTTCACCTGCGGCACGGCCACGGCGTCGGCCCCGTTCTCTGGCGCGGCCGCGGTGATGCTCGGTGCCGGTTTGGCACCGGCCGGCGCCGCTCACCTGGGTCAGGGACCTCCAGTCCATGTTGGCGCTGCCCACGTAGAGGTGGGCGCCGTCGACGAGCCAGAACTTGGTGTGCAGCACCCCCCCCGTCAGGCGCGGCAGGTCCACGGCGCGCACCGCGGCGCCTGCACAGGGCGGCAGCGCCCGTGGTTGGGGGCAAAAACCGTGCTTTTGGGGCAGAACGCCCGGGTTTGGGCCCGAACCCCCCGGTTTTTGGGCCCGAACCCCCCAGTTTTGGGCCCGAACCCCCCAGTTTCGGGTCCAGACCCCCAGTTTTGGGTCTGCACCCTTGATTTCGGCTCCAAACCCCCCCAGTTTTGGGCGCGAACCCCCCAGTTTTGGCTCCAACCCCCCAGTTTTGGCCCGAACCTCCCAGTTTTGGGTCTGAACCCCTTGATTTTGGCTCCGAGCCCTTGATTTTTGGCCCAAACGCCTTGATTTTGCTCCGAACCCCCCAGTTTTGGACCCGAACCCCCCAGTTTTGGGTCTGAACCCCTTGATTTTGGGCCCGAACCCCTTGATTCTGGCTCCGAGCCCCTGATTTTGGCTCCGAACCCTTGATTTTGGCTCCAAACCCCCGTTTTGGGCCCGAACCCCTTGATTTGGCTCCGAACCCCTTGATTTTGGCTCTGAACCCCTTGATTTTGGCTCCGAACCCCTTGATTTTGGCTCTGAACCCCTTGATTTTGGCCCCGAATCCCCCCATTTTGGCCCTGAACCCCCCAGTTTTGGCCCCGAACCCCTTGATTTTGGCTCCAAACCCCCCAGTTTTTGGCCCCGAACCCCTTGATTTTGGCCCCAAACCCCCCAGTTTTGGCCCCGAACCCCTTGATTTTGGCTCCAAAACCCCCCAGTTTTGGCTCTGAACCCTTGATTTGGCCCCGAACCCCTTGATTTTGGGCCCCGAAGCCCCGTTTTGGCCCCCGAAGCCCCGTTTTGGCCCCGAACCCCTGATTTTGGCCCCGAACCCCTTGATTTTGGCCCCGAACCCCCTGATTTTGGCCCCGAACCCCCTGATTTTGGCCCCGAACCCCTTGATTTTGGCCCCGAACCCCCTGATTTTGGCCCCGAACCCCCTGATTTTGGCCCCCGAAGCCCCGTCTCGGGTGCTCCCAGCGCCCACCGCTCCGCTCCAGCTCCACGAGGTCGTTGAGCGGTGCCTTCGCCGACGGGCGGCTGACGGCGACGCGGACGGCGACGCCGCGGGCCGGTAAccggagcagctcctgcaggatgcGCTCGCCCTGCACCGGgataacggggggggggggggggggtcggggTTGGGAAAGGGCAGGAAAATCCCTTGGGAAGCGGGGGGAGGGCGGAGCGGGACCTGCGCCGCCGAGGGCTCGGCCGTGCCGGTGTCGGCGTTGCTGAGGGTCCAGTAGAAGGAGGCGATGTCGAGGCTGCGGCGCGCGGAGCGCAGGAGCCGCATCCAGGTGGAAAAGGTGGAGGGGTTCGGGGGGGAGGCGGCGCCGAAGCTCATTCCTCCGGGATGCTCTCCGCGAGGACGAGcctgggggggggagggggggggggggggggatgggggggaaatGGGATGGGGGGAATGAgggggggaatgggatggggaggatgggatgggggggcaATTGGAGGGGGGCAATGGGATGGGGGCAATGGgatgggggggcaatgggggcggAATGggatgggggcaatgggagggGCAagggggggggcaatgggggggcaatgggatgggggcaatgggggcaatgggagggggcaatgggagggggcaatggggggcaatgggaggggggcaatgggggtggaATGGGATGCAGGCAATGGGAGGTGCAAGGAGGGGCAATGggatggggcaatggggggcaatggggaggggggcaatgggatggggggggcaatgggggggcaATGGAGGGGGCAATGGGAGGGGCAAgggggggcaatgggatggggcaatggggggcaatgggaggggggcaatgggagggGCAAGGGGGGGACAATGggatggggcaatggggggcaatgggaggggggcaatgggagggGCAAGGGGGGGACAATGggatggggcaatggggggcaatgggggggcaatggggaggCAATGggagggggcaatgggggtggGAATGGGATGCAGGCAATGGGAGGTGCAAgggggggcaatgggatggggcaatgggggcaatgggaggggggcaatgggggggcaatggggggaggcaatggggggcaatggggggcaatgggatggCACCAATGGGATGAGGGCAATGggatggggtcaatggggggggcactgggatggcaccATTGGGATGGGGGCACCAATGGGGTCCTGCCCCCCCCCCTCACCGGCACGAGGCTCCGCAGGCTCCGGCATCGCTGCGGCTCCGATCGGGTCcgagccggagccggagccggagcaggaggaggaggaggaggaggaggaggaggaagaggccgAGGAGCAGAGCGgggccccccccccgccccccccaccTGCGGCAGCGCCGGGCAGGCAGGGGGGGGCCGGCATTCCAGACCTGAGGAATCCCGGGGGCTCCGAGGGCCTTGAAGCCAGCGCCGGCCCCCACCGGGGGCAGCTGGGGTGGGAGGCAGGGAACGGCGGTGAATCCCATGGGATCCATAGGGAAAggtgccccccccccattgTAACcagggggggaatgggggggggggggggcccccCAAGTCTGTACCTGCCTGTAGGCGCTGTGGGGCCTCATCCCGGAACAGGAGCAaccggctccggctccggctcctTCCCAACGCGCCCGGAGGCTTCCGGGGACCGGGGAAAAGGGAGTGGGGAAAGGGCCTGGAATTGGGGAGCGCCGGagcctccccccaccccccccccattgccACCCCATTGAGGCCGGGGTTAGGGCATGGG
Coding sequences within:
- the LOC136006613 gene encoding LOW QUALITY PROTEIN: 5'-3' exonuclease PLD3-like (The sequence of the model RefSeq protein was modified relative to this genomic sequence to represent the inferred CDS: inserted 1 base in 1 codon) — translated: LVLAESIPXGMSFGAASPPNPSTFSTWMRLLRSARRSLDIASFYWTLSNADTGTAEPSAAQGERILQELLRLPARGVAVRVAVSRPSAKAPLNDLVELERSGAAVRAVDLPRLTGGVLHTKFWLVDGAHLYVGSANMDWRSLTQVKELGAAVYDCPCLAQDLGKIFEAYWALGVPGATIPVPWPANYSTTINAETPLELRLNGTAAAVYFSSSPPALCAAGRTADLGALLSVIDAAEAFVDVAVMSFLPTTEFSHPQRFWPVIDNGLRRAVVERRVRVRLLVGCWQHSQATMFPFLKSLAAVADNRTHYSVAVRLFMVPVSAAQARI